One region of Caldimonas thermodepolymerans genomic DNA includes:
- a CDS encoding DUF2968 domain-containing protein, with translation MTLFRHVALLAAFAIPATALADASFWPGERPAASGRPAAAEPAAPAASAVEPPPEAASAPRQPPALMRELTALIESRQVNEMRTTYNGPFAAALFFEPENLNYYVALLKGQDFWWIGRTTDAKEAETLYTRMAEQTVTLAAPDLEKMQLDARIAATRRQLEQARRRQGELAEQLQAQRQVIREGVAAQARLQSETRQLAEERARLQQQLQSISATIDALEAAANKVPNLGAVPGASEPAAEPARSRQRPARQPSR, from the coding sequence ATGACCTTGTTCCGCCACGTCGCGCTCCTCGCTGCCTTCGCCATCCCTGCCACCGCCCTGGCTGACGCCTCGTTCTGGCCGGGCGAGCGACCTGCCGCGTCCGGACGCCCGGCCGCCGCCGAGCCGGCCGCCCCCGCGGCGTCCGCGGTGGAACCCCCGCCCGAGGCGGCCTCCGCGCCGCGCCAGCCGCCCGCGCTGATGCGCGAGCTGACCGCGCTGATCGAGTCGCGCCAGGTCAACGAGATGCGCACCACCTACAACGGCCCGTTCGCCGCGGCGCTGTTCTTCGAACCGGAGAACCTGAACTACTACGTCGCGCTGCTCAAGGGCCAGGACTTCTGGTGGATCGGCCGCACCACCGACGCGAAGGAAGCCGAGACGCTGTACACGCGCATGGCGGAGCAGACCGTCACGCTGGCCGCACCCGACCTGGAGAAGATGCAGCTGGACGCGCGCATCGCCGCCACGCGCCGCCAGCTGGAACAGGCGCGCCGCCGCCAGGGCGAGCTGGCCGAGCAGCTGCAGGCCCAGCGCCAGGTCATCCGCGAGGGCGTGGCCGCGCAGGCGCGCCTGCAGTCGGAGACCCGCCAGCTGGCCGAGGAACGCGCCCGCCTGCAGCAGCAGCTGCAGTCCATCAGCGCCACCATCGACGCGCTGGAAGCCGCGGCCAACAAGGTGCCCAACCTGGGCGCCGTGCCGGGAGCGTCCGAGCCCGCCGCCGAGCCGGCGCGCAGCCGCCAGCGCCCGGCGCGCCAGCCGTCGCGCTGA